The nucleotide window TTATCAACAATGTTTTCTTGTAAAAAATGAAAAATTTCTGATCGGACTTCAATATCTAATCCAGTCGAAATTTCATCTAAAATAACTAAGTCTGGGTCATGGATTACTGATAATAAAATATTTAATCGTTGTTGTTGACCACCAGAAAGACCTTCAACAAATTTATTTTCCATTCCAATTAATTGATATGTTCGTAACAATTCCCGCAAATGCCCATCTTTCATTGGAATATTAAATGTATTTAAATAGTATTTAATCATATCCATTACTGAAATCCCAATTGGATATTTTGATTCTTGGAACTGTAACCCTATTGTTAAATTTTCTTGCCGATGAACTTTACCAGTTGTTGGTTGTCGAATTCCACCAATAATTTCACTTAACGTTGATTTACCACTTCCGTTGGCTCCAATTACTCCAATCCGATCACCTGGATTAATCACTAAATTAACGTTATTCAAAGCAATTTTATTTTTATATTTTTTTGTAATATCAACTACTTCCACTAATGGTTTCGTTGCATCAATTGCTTTGCGTTCCTTTATAACTACTTGTTTCATAGATTACCCCTTTCCTAGCTATATTTATTCAGTTTTAATTAATAAATACGCTTAGAATATTTTACCAAAAAAAATAAAAAAAGGATATAATTATCCATTTTATTTGTAAGAACTACTTCTTCTTAATTCTTGCATTTCAGCAATTAAACTTGATCTAAAACTGAATTAATATAACTAAAATCAACATCTTCGCCATATAATTTTAAAATTTCTAAACTTTCATTAATGACAATTGCTTTTGCTAAGTGCTGATAACAAATTTCATAAACTCCATATACTAAAACGGCTTTATGATAATTGCTTAAACGAACAAAGTCTCATCCTGGTTTTAAATGTTGATTAATCTTTGCAATAATATCTGACAGATTTGCTAATATTTCCTCAACTTGATTTGTTTCCACAGAAGTTGTTACCATTTGTGAAAAATCATATGCTTCTTGTTTTGTTGTTAAAACATCATGCTGTAAAACAAAGTGACGATATAACAAATTAATAATATTAATGCGTTCTTGGCGTTTTGACACGTGACATACTCCTTTAAATATAATGATATAAACAAAATAAACTACTCTTTTGTAACCGGTAATTATGCCGATGACTATGTTCACTTAATAAATGATGTAACATTAAAATTGTTTCATCGGCAAAAAGATCAACTGTTAAATCATCGTTTTTTTCAATATGTTTTATTATATCACTTCAATGCATTTCTTGTTGGTTAATTATTTGAATATTATTATAAGGCACTAAATCAGTAACACTAAATGGTTCTTTGCTATTAATAACAACTAAATTAATTGTGGCAGTACGTAAAAATTGTTTTGCATCAAGTAATTTAATCATTCGATTAATCATAAATTGTTGCGTTACAATTGGCGAAGTAATTAAACCTTTACTTTGTTCCCAAACGGGAGTTGTTAATGTTGTTGTTACTGGTTCAGATAATGTTCTGATTTTTAAAAAGTAAAGATTTTTTCGCGTTAAAATTAAGCGCGGAAAATAATATGTAATGCGAATAAAATCATCATAAAAAGCAACATTTTTAAAATATCACATATAATTAACGGTACGAACATATCGTTCAATAATTTTGTCAAATAACTGATATTGTTCAGGACGTAACTCTTGTTTTCAATGCAATGGTGGCAAACCAAGTTCATATCGAATTTTAGTTAAATAACGTCGCTTTTTAAATGTTAACATTTTATTTTTCCTTTCTTTAATTAAGTAAGTAAAAAAGAAACCTAGGGTTTCTTACGATGTCAAAAATGATTAGTTCGTTTTTGATGCGCATATCGATATTGAATTTCATCTTCTGGTGTTAATTTTTCAACTAATTCTTCATTATATCGACGTGCTAAAGCTTCTTGATAATCAAAGATTTTTTCTTGTACCCGAACATGAATCCCATCTACTAATAATGGGGCTTTAATTTCTGCCAACTTCAAAAATCTAATTTCTTTTGCATGTAAATAAAGCAATTTTCCATGTAATTTAGCATTTCTTAATAAAATATATTCCTTTTTATTACATGCTTCTGTAACATTATCTTCAGTATAAACATTATAGCTAAGAAAATGATTCTTATCTTGTGGATTACCTGCAAAAAACATTTCATTAGGATCCATCCGATCAATACAAATGATTTTTCCATTTCGTAAAAAATAAAGATGTCCTGTTTTTATATCTCTTATCATTTCTCGCTACCTCCTATCTCCTTAAGGTTTATAAATATTTGGTTGATATTTAACGAGGTGATAATTAATAATTAATACACTATTTTCTACTACGTGCGTCTTGCATTAGTTTTGCTTGCACTCGTAACGATTCAATTAAAGCTTGTCGATTTTCTTTAACTTCATCACGAATTCTTAATAACCGTCGGAATTCCTTTTGTCGTTTAATAAACTCTTCAAGGTTTCCTTTTGTATTTTTATATTTAATAACTTGTTTATTTAGCAATTTAATTTCAGCATATTGCTTTTGGTTTAATAGCATAACATGCTTGCGTAAAAGAGAAATTGATTCACTACGGTTTTTTAAAATTGCATCGTTTAATTCTTCATCATTAGCTTTAATTCCTCGTGATAAATTAATAGCCCGATTAAAATCAGCTAATTCTTGAGAAATTTGCCGGTTATATCCTTGTTCATATTGGCGGCGAACTTCAAATAAATATTCCGTCATTTTTTGCTCATAAACTAATCGTTCTTCAATATTTGGTCGTTTTGTTTCATCATAACGATGATTATAATTTGTTTTTTTATAAAGGTCTTCATCAAACAATAATTCTTGCTCATCAATG belongs to Spiroplasma melliferum and includes:
- a CDS encoding transcription antitermination protein, which codes for MSKRQERINIINLLYRHFVLQHDVLTTKQEAYDFSQMVTTSVETNQVEEILANLSDIIAKINQHLKPGWDFVRLSNYHKAVLVYGVYEICYQHLAKAIVINESLEILKLYGEDVDFSYINSVLDQV